A stretch of Leisingera daeponensis DSM 23529 DNA encodes these proteins:
- a CDS encoding UDP-glucose dehydrogenase family protein codes for MRIAMIGTGYVGLVSGVCFSDFGHDVVCVDKDARKIARLQAGEVPIYEPGLDQLMEKNVKAGRLSFTGDLAAAVDGAEAVFIAVGTPTRRGDGHADLTYVMAAAEEIAAALTGYAVVVTKSTVPVGTNRQVQQVIARANPQAEFDVASNPEFLREGAAIEDFMKPDRVVVGVQNDRAAEVMAEIYRPLYLRDFPILTTDLESAELIKYAANAFLAAKITFINEIAGLCERVGADVKEVARGIGFDGRIGNKFLHAGPGYGGSCFPKDTAALARIGQDHAFPLRITETVMRVNDEVKHRMVEKLRDACEGSFNGKTVAVLGVTFKPNTDDMREAPSLTIVPALVGGGARVRVVDPQGQAEGEALLPGVAWMDDPYEAAQNADLVVLLTEWNEFRALDLKKLARGMEVPRMADLRNIYSPKTAKRAGFRTYVAVGRGA; via the coding sequence ATGCGCATTGCGATGATTGGCACCGGCTATGTCGGTCTGGTGTCCGGCGTCTGTTTTTCGGATTTCGGCCATGACGTGGTCTGCGTCGACAAGGACGCGCGCAAGATCGCCCGGCTGCAGGCGGGGGAGGTGCCGATCTACGAGCCGGGCCTCGATCAGCTGATGGAAAAGAACGTGAAGGCGGGCCGCCTCAGCTTTACCGGCGATCTGGCGGCAGCGGTGGACGGGGCGGAGGCGGTGTTCATCGCCGTCGGCACCCCGACCCGGCGCGGCGACGGCCATGCCGACCTCACCTATGTGATGGCCGCGGCGGAGGAGATCGCCGCAGCGCTGACGGGTTACGCGGTGGTGGTGACCAAATCCACCGTGCCGGTGGGCACCAACCGGCAGGTGCAGCAGGTGATTGCCAGGGCCAATCCGCAGGCGGAGTTTGACGTTGCCTCCAACCCCGAGTTCCTGCGCGAAGGCGCCGCGATCGAGGATTTCATGAAGCCCGACCGGGTGGTGGTCGGCGTCCAGAACGACCGCGCGGCGGAGGTGATGGCGGAGATCTACCGCCCGCTTTACCTGCGCGACTTCCCGATCCTGACCACCGACCTGGAATCGGCCGAGCTGATCAAATACGCGGCCAATGCGTTTCTGGCCGCCAAGATCACCTTCATCAACGAGATCGCAGGGCTGTGCGAGCGGGTGGGCGCGGACGTCAAGGAGGTCGCCCGCGGCATCGGCTTTGACGGGCGGATCGGCAACAAGTTCCTGCACGCCGGGCCCGGCTACGGCGGGTCGTGCTTCCCCAAGGACACCGCGGCGCTGGCGCGGATCGGCCAGGACCATGCCTTCCCCCTGCGCATCACCGAGACCGTGATGCGGGTGAATGACGAGGTGAAGCACCGGATGGTGGAGAAGCTGCGCGATGCCTGCGAGGGATCCTTCAACGGCAAGACCGTCGCGGTGCTGGGCGTCACCTTCAAGCCCAACACCGATGACATGCGCGAAGCCCCCAGCCTGACCATTGTGCCGGCGCTGGTCGGCGGCGGCGCCCGGGTGCGGGTGGTGGACCCGCAGGGGCAGGCCGAGGGCGAGGCGCTCCTGCCCGGGGTCGCCTGGATGGACGACCCTTACGAGGCGGCGCAGAACGCCGACCTGGTGGTGCTGTTGACGGAATGGAACGAGTTCCGCGCCCTGGACCTGAAGAAGCTGGCGCGCGGGATGGAGGTGCCGCGGATGGCGGACCTGCGCAATATCTACTCCCCCAAAACCGCCAAGCGGGCCGGCTTCCGGACCTATGTGGCGGTGGGGCGGGGCGCCTGA